One Rhizoctonia solani chromosome 1, complete sequence DNA window includes the following coding sequences:
- a CDS encoding 5'-3' exoribonuclease, protein MGVPALFRWLSKKYPKIVSQVVEEEPTRVPDADGNLVELPMDTSTPNPNGFELDCLYLDMNGIDADLIMLALATHEPHFRVLREDVFADSNKNSCRICGQEGHFAAQCTGKPKEKDTSKPPEKKPFIFLDVAIWKDELPRMGGYLAEHGQANKANVQIMLEGLAKREDEIFRKRREGPHKTIYIYPVQGELNINYDVAEERQEQNAKRRKVEQQRAKEREQDAQLVEVTQSSSAPSGPHGLPSRPTFDVFTGSSLPNNPTFGGSNSEVVANRAALRLANLSAADAMRAELAGATPLKPSSRATPVSKLTISAPVEQVPTPEQAADSKPEPEAPVAASEGPEETGEPDESVNPQPMDTDIVDGAVEALITSAVDRAVEPEGPRGIKRSVEEIEKDETDTPAEDEEPTVKKALKVNPDGTVEQEDTIKLWEPGYKERYYRSKFGAELNDTELRKQITTSYMEGLCWVLQYYYQGAPSWTWFYPYHFAPFAADFEDVEHMDIKFNLASRVHIPTPFQSLMTDEDSPIIDFYPTEFEIDMNGKKMSWQGVALLPFIDEKRLLGAMAERYPELSDDEVRRNKWGSNHIYVSDGNDLYDFFCGLYTKRGPIPLDTRLSRGISGTVLHDPACVPDSSYPSPLTRVGLPDIVANRTLSAQFYYPRQITPHRSILLPGARLAPKVLGQADAEHVMRGGESRRGGRGRGGGRGGTPRDAGFVSSTGGYSDRPGAYERNGSRFSQYDSYNGGYGSGYSGNGGPGGYAGYGGNGGGGGYGGYGGGNGGDGGHRGGNDGYRGGGGGGEGV, encoded by the exons ATG GGTGTTCCCGCTCTTTTCAGATGGCTCAGCAAGAAATACCCGAAAATCG TTTCTCAGGTAGTTGAAGAAGAACCCACACGAGTTCCAGATGCAGACGGAAATCTTGTTGAACTGCCTATGGATACATCCACTCCCAATCCTAATGGATTTGAGTTGGATTGCTTGTACCTGGATATGAATGGCATT GATGCTGATCTTATCATGTTGGCACTCGCCACTCACGAGCCACATTTCCGTGTTCTTCGCGAAGATGTTTTTGCGGATTCCAACAAAAACAGCTGCAGAATATGCGGCCAGGAGGGACATTTTGCCGCACAATGTACAGGGAAACCTAAGGAGAAAGACACATCAAAACCCCCAGAGAAGAAACCGTTTATTTTCCTTGACGTAGCG ATCTGGAAAGACGAACTCCCGCGCATGGGTGGCTATTTGGCTGAGCATGGGCAGGCAAACAAAGCGAATGTGCAGATTATGCTCGAGGGACTGGCTAAACGAGAGGATGAGATTTTCAGGAAAAGACGTGAAGGTCCGCATAAAACTATTTACATATACCCTGTGCAGGGTGAACTAAATATCAACTATGATGTAGCCGAAGAGCGTCAGGAGCAGAACGCCAAACGACGCAAAGTGGAGCAACAACGTGCTAAGGAGCGGGAGCAAGATGCTCAATTAGTCGAGGTTACTCAATCGTCATCCGCCCCTAGTGGGCCACACGGACTCCCGTCGCGCCCTACTTTTGACGTCTTCACAGGTTCCTCATTACCCAATAACCCAACTTTTGGCGGGTCTAACAGCGAAGTCGTAGCCAATCGTGCTGCACTACGGCTTGCTAATCTCAGTGCAGCCGATGCTATGCGCGCTGAGCTGGCAGGAGCCACCCCTCTCAAACCCTCTAGTCGTGCCACTCCAGTCAGTAAGCTGACCATCTCCGCTCCTGTGGAGCAAGTCCCTACGCCTGAGCAAGCAGCCGACTCCAAACCTGAGCCTGAGGCTCCAGTGGCAGCATCGGAGGGTCCTGAAGAGACCGGTGAGCCTGATGAATCGGTTAACCCTCAACCGATGGACACGGATATAGTTGATGGCGCTGTGGAAGCCCTCATCACAAGTGCTGTTGACCGTGCTGTTGAACCTGAGGGACCGCGAGGTATCAAGCGCTCAGTGGAAGAGATAGAAAAGGATGAAACCGATACCCCCGCCGAGGACGAAGAGCCAACTGTcaagaaggcccttaaggtgAACCCAGACGGTACTGTCGAGCAGGAAGATACTATTAA ACTTTGGGAACCAGGTTACAAAGAGAGGTATTATCGGTCTAAGTTTGGGGCCGAGCTCAACGACACCGAGCTGCGGAAACA AATCACTACCTCATACATGGAAGGGCTTTGCTGGGTGCTGCAATATTACTACCAAGGA GCACCGTCCTGGACTTGGTTCTATCCCTACCATTTTGCGCCATTCGCCGCCGACTTCGAGGATGTAGAACATATGGACATAAAGTTCAACCTTG CCAGTCGTGTCCATATCCCTACACCATTCCAATCACTCATGACGGACGAGGACTCGCCCATTATTGACTTTTATCCCACGGAATTCGAGATTGACATGAACGGGAAGAAGATGTCGTGGCAAGGAGTTGCGCTGCTCCCCTTTATCGACGAGAAGAGACTCCTTGGTGCAATGGCTGAAAGGTACCCCGAGCTCAGCGATGACGAAGTTCGTAGAAACAAGTGGGGGTCCAACCATATATACGTTTCCGATGGGAACGACCTATACGATTTCTTCTGTGGACTCTATACCAAACGGGGG CCCATTCCACTAGACACTCGTCTCAGTCGCGGCATATCCGGCACAGTCTTACACGATCCCGCATGCGTACCCGACTCATCATATCCATCCCCTCTTACCCGAGTTGGCCTGCCAGACATAGTTGCCAATCGCACTTTGTCGGCTCAATTCTACTACCCCCGGCAAATCACCCCGCACCGCTCTATACTTCTTCCCGGAGCACGATTGGCCCCCAAAGTCCTCGGACAAGCAGACGCCGAACACGTTATGCGTGGGGGAGAATCGCGACGCGGAGGCAGAGGTAGAGGAGGCGGCCGAGGTGGAACTCCACGAGACGCCGGATTTGTCAGCTCCACAGGAGGATACAGTGATAGGCCTGGTGCTTACGAGCGCAATGGTTCTAGATTCTCTCAGTACGATAGTTATAACGGTGGATACGGGAGCGGATACTCTGGGAACGGTGGTCCTGGAGGTTATGCAGGCTACGGTGGAAAcggaggaggtggaggctATGGTGGCTATGGTGGAGGAAACGGAGGTGACGGAGGGCATCGAGGAGGCAATGACGGCTATAggggtggaggtggcggaGGAGAGGGGGTATAA
- a CDS encoding alpha/beta hydrolase family protein: protein MASVATSANLPVARDIPTTFATSFAQWWCSNADQSRMAEERLFRRLPFFRSSGDTTPVTGGVIARLRTLDLSGKGRYLNMLTISPVDSDSKEITQFSNVPPVVFLPGYGAGIGFFYRNFEAMGQWAAKRKTDVYALDWLGMGRSARVPFKINAKREDTKARVEEAESFFLDALEEWRVKMGIEKMSLVGHSLGAYLSTAYALKHPERVNQLILLSPAGVPRDPNTTEQPAGEIDLTPGGQAEQRRAQREASTGWKELRSQGQWAAKRKTDVYALDWLGMGRSARVPFKINAKREDTKARVEEAESFFLDALEEWRVKMGIEKMSLVGHSLGAYLSTAYALKHPERVNQLILLSPAGVPRDPNTTEQPAGEIDLTPGNNGLLAEVRAEQRRAQREASTGWKVFSYLWEEGWSPFQVVRSAAFYGPWLVGKYSNRRFDLTEEEKRDVHDYIWHITRARGSGEYCIGHLLAPGAHARMPLVDRINALRMPITFAYGDRDWMDPAGGKASIERLKAAGNGISKMFMVPDSGHHVYMDNVSAVNRLIVQELDRVIELNQNNAKGSA from the exons ATGGCCTCTGTTGCCACTTCTGCCAACCTACCGGTAGCCCGCGATATCCCAACAACTTTCGCCACCTCTTTCGCACAATGGTGGTGCTCTAATGCAGACCAGAGTCGAATGGCCGAAGAGCGCTTGTTCCGTCGGCTTCCCTTTTTCCGTTCCAGCGGGGATACTACCCCTGTGACTGGTGGAGTTATCGCCAGGCTCAGAACTCTCGACCTCAGTGGCAAGGGTCGATATCTCAACATGCTCACCATCAGTCCAGTAGATTCAGATTCAAAAGAGATCACGCAGTTCTCGAATGTTCCCCCGGTTGTGTTTTTGCCAGGTTATGGGGCTG GTATTGGCTTCTTCTACAGGAACTTCGAAGCCATGGGTCAATGGGCCGCAAAACGCAAGACCGACGTCTATGCGCTCGATTGGCTCGGAATGGGTCGCTCGGCCCGTGTTCCTTTTAAGATTAATGCCAAGCGCGAAGACACTAAGGCGCGAGTTGAAGAGGCCGAATCTTTCTTCTTGGAtgccctggaggaatggcgtgTCAAAATGGGGATTGAGAAAATGT CGCTCGTCGGACACAGCCTTGGAGCTTATCTTTCGACGGCATACGCACTCAAGCACCCAGAGCGCGTGAACCAACtgatacttctttctcctgCTGGCGTTCCCCGTGATCCGAATACTACGGAACAGCCTGCTGGTGAAATTGATTTAACTCCTG GAGGTCAGGCAGAACAGCGACGGGCCCAACGTGAGGCTagcacgggctggaag GAACTTCGAAGCCAGGGTCAATGGGCCGCAAAACGCAAGACCGACGTCTATGCGCTCGATTGGCTCGGAATGGGTCGCTCGGCCCGTGTTCCTTTTAAGATTAATGCCAAGCGCGAAGACACTAAGGCGCGAGTTGAAGAGGCCGAATCTTTCTTCTTGGAtgccctggaggaatggcgtgTCAAAATGGGGATTGAGAAAATGT CGCTCGTCGGACACAGCCTTGGAGCTTATCTTTCGACGGCATACGCACTCAAGCACCCAGAGCGCGTGAACCAACtgatacttctttctcctgCTGGCGTTCCCCGTGATCCGAATACTACGGAACAGCCTGCTGGTGAAATTGATTTAACTCCTGGTAACAACGGGCTGCTAGCG GAGGTCAGGGCAGAACAGCGACGGGCCCAACGTGAGGCTagcacgggctggaag GTCTTTTCTTATCTGTGGGAAGAGGGATGGAGTCCTTTCCAGGTTGTTCGATCAGCTGCCTTCTATGGACCCTGGCTTGTGGGCAAA TATTCCAACCGACGATTTGACCTGACTGAAGAGGAGAAGCGTGACGTGCACGATTATATTTGGCATATCACTCGTGCCAGAGGTTCAGGAGAATATTGTATTG GTCACCTTCTTGCCCCTGGTGCTCATGCTCGAATGCCACTTGTTGATCGAATCAATGCTCTCCGAATGCCTATCACTTTCGCTT ATGGAGACCGTGATTGGATGGACCCTGCGGGGGGAAAGGCCAGCATTGAAAGGCTTAAGGCGGCAGGCAATGGTATCAGCAAGATGTTCATGGTCCCTGATTCAGGACATCATG TTTATATGGACAACGTCTCGGCAGTCAATAGACTTATAGTGCAAGAGTTAGATAGAGTGATAGAATTAAACCAGAATAATGCCAAAGGATCCGcataa